The window TGTTTTCAAAGTCTGTACGCCACCATCCTGCACCGTAGCGGTGACAACATTTTGTACGCAGGGAATACCCGATCTTGCGGCTGCAAGGGGAAACAGCGGATCAAAACCACGATCTTCCATCACATTGCCGGTGCAGATCAACGCGGGAGAAAGGATATCAAAGGCACGACTCAATACACGCGACAGCCCGGCATCATCATAGCCGCCAAGAGAGCGATCTCGTATGCGAACCGCACGTTCCGCCCCCATGGACAGACCCGTGCCCAGATGCGCATCCACGCTTTTCGACCCAATGGCCAGAACAGTCAGGAGCCCCCCATGTTTCTCCCTAAGCTGCAACGCTTTTTCCAATGCGCCAAGATCACTTGGGTTGAGCATGGTACGCACGTCCCGGGCATTGATTGCATGCCCCCCGTTTTTTATGCAGGCCGGCGGACGCGGGTCACGACACTGTCGCAGCAGTACGACAATATTGAGTTCATCATTTGCCATCTTTGTTCTTTTTATTCCTCAAAGCAAAGGGTACACATATAATAAGGATGTCAGGTCATTCTGTAGGATACACCAAAACCACCCCGGGGATACCGCCATCGGATAAAGGCTTTGTTCTCACACACAATGTAACATGTACCGCATTCCAAACAGGCGTCATAGACAAAACTAAGCCGTTGATCGCTTTGGGACCAGCTGTAGCATCCGGCCGGGCAGGCCGTGGTGCAGGCGCGGTTGGTGCAAGCCGCACACACGTTTTGATCGACAATGATATGGGGCTCGCGATCAATGGTGAAGCTGGTATAATCTAAAATTTCATCAATATTCATAGAGCTCTCCAGGCTGAAAAAATATCCCGGGCAATATTTTTCACACCGATCGTTTTCTTAACGGCAGAAAGGGCAAGTTCGGCAACGCCTTTTTTAGGCTTGCCGTCAATGCGATAGAGGCTTTCCATAAGCCGACAGGCAAGATCCGGATATGCGTCAAAAATTCTGTCATTATGGAGCATACCGGGTGCGCGTTTAAATTTTTTTAAATCCTGCATCACAAAACTGTTTTCCAACAGGTTGTTGTAGCGTTGCAGTCCCGTCTTACTGAAGTCCCTGTTTTTGTGGGCCTCTATGGCGGCCTGCGCCGCCAGGATTCCTGAGTGGGAGGCGAGGTTGACGCCCTCTAAATGCAGGCCGGTCACATTGCAAAACGCCGCAGCGTCCCCTGCAACAAGAATTCCGTTGCCCACAAGCTGGGGGACCATCTCATAGCCGCCTTCCGGGATGATATGGGCGGAATACTCCATGAGGCGTCCACCTTTGAGCAATTTTTTCAGATGCGGATGGGCCGTAAAATCATTTAGCAGATCACAGGGGGTTTTCTTACTTTTTTTCAGGCTGCCGATATGCGCAACAAGTCCGATGGAAACAGAGTCGTAGTTGGTATAAAGACATCCGCCTCCCCGCACGCCGGCATTGCAGCCCACAAACTCATTGGCAACGCCCTGGTTGCGGACGAGCCCGAACCGGTCATCAATGACTTGTTTAGGCAGATCGTACAGCGCCTTGACACCCACGGCCATCTGATCGGGGTTGAAGGCTGGAGATCTCAGACCGGCTTTTGCTGCGATAAATGAGAGCACACCGTCTGCGGCAATGATGACGGGGGCACAAAGCTTTCCGGTCCGCCCCAGCACCGTTATCCCTTTTACCCGGCCCTGCTCCATGATAACGTCATCCACCATTGCCCTGGTGATCAGGGTTGCCCCCGCTTCCACCGCCTGCCGGGCCAGCCAGTTGTCAAATTTGGGCCGCAGAACCGTATACCCGTTATATGGCGCCCGGTCAAAATTGCCGGACTCCAATTGAAGGTTCACCGTTGAATCGGCATTCATGAAAGTTAGGCTTTTTTTGTTCACATGACGTTCAATGGGGGCCTTGCGCCAGTATTCGGGAATATAGTCTTCAAGGGAGCTCATGCGATGCAGCAGACCGCCGAACATATTTTTTTCACCAGGGAAATTGCCCCGCTCCAAAAGCGCAACATCAAGTCCGGCCCGGGCCAGGGCCAGGGCTGCCGAAGAACCGGCAGGGCCTGCCCCAACCACAATGGCTTGGAATAAACGTGTCATTTATTTTCCCCCCGTGGCCGTGCGCACCCGTTCAAGCAGTCGTGGTAAAATTTCCTTCACATCGGCGACAAACCCCTGGTCCGCATTGGGAAAGATGGGGGCTTTGGCATCGTTGTTGATTGCAACGATGTGCTGTGCGTCCTGAATGCCTCCCACATGGTGCATGGAGCCGGAAACCCCAAACGTGACGTAGAGCCTCGGCTTAACGCACCTTCCTGTCCGGCCCACCATTCTGTCAAAGTCTGCCCATCCCAAATCATACACCGGCCGGGTCACCCCAAGGGAGGTGCCAAGCAGCCGGCACAACTCGCGGAGTTGTTCAAAATCGGCGTTGTCACACCCTTTGCCGGCGCAAAAAATCACATCGGCGTCAGTCAAATCAACGGTTTGGGGGTCCGACGGGATTCTCTCCACAATAACGGAACATTTGGTGGCTGATTCAGCAAGTTCAGCTTCAGCCGGTGATATGTACTCATTGATCTGTAAAGAAGTTTTGGCATCCGTATGGAGGCTGACCGGACTCAACGCGTTGACCGGAACGGTGATGAGCAGAAATCCGCGTTGATGCCAGATCCGTGCCTCATCAATGCGCCGGCCCATTACCCGACGGCTCAGTTGTATTCCTTGATCATTGCGGCTTAAGGCATTGACTTCGGTGACCAGTGCCGCATCAAGCCTGGCGGCCAGCAACGGTGCCAGGGTACACCCTAAATCATTGTGGGCAAAGGCGATGATACCCCCGTTTTGCTCGGCGACAAATCCGGCAAGCATGGCGCCCAGTATCTGCGGGGTGTCAAGATACCGTTCTGCGTTCTTAAGTATGGTCACTTCAGGCACACCGTAGTCGGCGAACATCTGTCGGGTTTCCAGCCCAAGCGGAGAAAAAACAAGTGCACGCCAAGAAGAATCAAGAAGTTTCGACAGACGCGCACCATAGGACAAAAGCCCCTGTCCCGTCCTGTCTGGTGCCCCTTCGGGCAGTTCCGTCACAAGCCACAGATCATTACACCCCATCACAGTTCTCTTCCCACCTTGTGCCCTTCCCAGATGGCCATATCAAGTTTGCGGGGTGCCACGCAGTCCCCGATCCTGTGCAGCTCAGGCACCTTACCTTTCAACGATTGGTAGAGACCGTCATTGACCTGCTGGCCCATGGCAAGCACCAGGGTGTCATAAGGTCCCCATTCATGCCACTGGTTGGAATAGACATTAAACCCTTTGACCCTTTTTTCCCCCTTTTCCCCGCCGATTTCCATGACCGCAATATCAGGCGTGAAGGTGATGCCTTTTTGCAGCAAGCGTTGGCGGGTCAGGTACAGGTCCTGGGTTGGTCCAAGTTCGGCGCCGATGAACAGACTTGAGGTGATCATATGGACCTTTTTGCCCTGATCCGCCAGAAACTCCGCCGTGGCGGATGCCCGATGATGGCCGTCATAGTCGATAAAGCCGATATGCTCGCCAAGCTCGGCCTCGCCGTTGAGCACCTGCCAGACATTGAACACTGCCGGGCCGTCCCACCCGCCCACGGGATATTCTTTGGGCACACTGCCGGTGGCCACGATCACGGCGTCGGGTTGTTCTGCCGCCACAAGTTCAGGGGTCACGGTCACGCCCAAACAAAGCTTAACACCGGCTTTCTCCAGCTGTGCCTTTTCATTGCGGACAACGACCCCGACCTCATCACGGCCGGCACCTTTCATGGCAATGTTGACCTGACCGCCCACCTGCGCCTGCCGCTCGTACAGCGTCACATCATGGCCGCGCCGGGCAGCCATCTTGGCGGCCCACATACCGGCCGGCCCCGCGCCTGCAATGAGCACTTTCTTTTTCACTGCGGCAGGGGTGGTGTATGTTTCTCCCCCCATCTCCTTTTCCCGACCCACGCAGGGATTTTGTATACAGCCAAGGGTTTTGTTCATGCCGATACGGCCGATGCAGCCCTGGTTGTCGGCGATACAGTGCCGGATATCATCAAGCCGTCCGGTTTGCGCCTTTCGGGGCAAAAAGGGGTCGCAGATAAGCCCCCGGCACATGCCGATCATGTCGGCCTGTCCTGCTTCAAGCACCTTTTCCGCCATGACCGGATCATTGATGCGCCCGGTGCAGAAAACCGGCAGATTCACCTTCTCCCGCATGCCTGCGGCCAGGGGGATGGTATACCCCAGGGGCATGTGCATGGTGCCTTCCACCAGATAGAGATTGTAGAAGGTGGCAATGGAGAGATCCATAAAATCAATCAGGCCGCTTTGTTCGAAAATCATGCCGATCTCCTGGACATCGGCAAGGTTCAAGCCGCCCGGAATCATTTCATCCGCGCACATCCGGATGCCGATGGTAAAATCCCGGCCCACGGCCCGGCGAACCGCCTCAACAAACATCAGCGGTGCCCGCATGCGATTCTCAAGGCTGCCGCCAAACTGATCCTGCCTGAAATTGGTCAAGGGAGAGAGAAACTGCCGGGCCAGGCTGGAGTGGCCGAACTGGATCTCCACACCGTCAAAGCCTCCCTCCCGAACGTGAAGGGCGCTTTGGGCAAAATATTGGGTCACCTCATCAATATCTTCGGGCTCCATCTCCTTGGGTGTCTCCCTGAACAGCACATCCGGCATGGGACTGGGTGCCCAGACAGGAAGTCTGGAGTTGGAACCGTCACATTGCTGGCCATTGTGGTTGATCTGGGCAAAAATGCGGCAATCATACTGGTGAATGTGATCGGTGATTTTTTTAAACCCGTCCACAACCCGGGGGTGATAGACATCAATGAGTTTCTCATACGCCATATCCGTGGGATGGACGCTCATCTCCTCGGTGATGATCAACCCGGCACCGCCCCTGGCCCGCTCTCCCCAATAATACATCTGGCGCTCACTGGGCATATTGTTGACCGCAAAATTGGTCAAATGTGGTTGAAAGGAGATACGATTTTTAACTTCGACAGTCCCCAGGGTAATGGGTGAAAACAGCTTGTTAAAAGTTGACATGTCTTAAAAAACTCCTCTTTGGCAATACATTTACATGTCATACGCCGGCGTGCGCATCGGCAATGGCCGTCACGCAACGCTCAAGGCATTCGGGGTCACCGCCCGCAATCTCATTTTTCAGATGGTACGCAACGGCCGGGCACCCGCCGTGACACTGGTCAAACCGTTTGCAATCCTCACAGGAGTGAATACGAAGGCTGCGAAAGGATTGAAAAATCTCCGCATTGTCCCAGATGTCAAGAAAGGCGGATTGCCTTATCGAGCCTGCATAAAACCGCTCACTTTGCAAAAATGCACAGGGGAAGACATCGCCTGTGGGCCCGACGCAACAGGTCAACTTGGCCGCCCCGCAGAGATTTAACCCCAGTCCCTGCCGCTCCTGGGAGGTCAAAGAGAAAAAACTGTCGCCGGTGCGCACATCGGGGCAGTCGTTAAGCCATTGTGAAAAGGTAATAAGCTGGTGGGCTGTGGGCCGCAACATCTCCCAGTTTTCCCGGCCCCGCCCCGACGGACGAAATCGGCTGGCCCTGAATGACACGCCCATGGATTGTGCCAGCGCATGCAGTGCAGGAATCTCAGCCGCATTCTGGGCTGTGAGTACTGTATTGATGCTGGTGGAGATGGGGGTTGCCGCCAGCATTTTAACCGCTTCGACTGCGCCTTCAAAGGTGCCTTTGCCCCGTATGGCGTCACAGCCGGCAGGCGTTGCGCCGTCAATGCTGACCTGGACGGCAACCCAATCGCTTTTTTCTGCCAGTGTTGCGACTTTTTCTTTATCAAGCAGCAGGCCGTTGGTGGAGATACAGGTCATGATATTCTTCTCATGGCACCGCTCCAGAATCTGGTAGAAATCAGGCCTGATAAACGGTTCGCCACCACCAAAATTAATCTGAAACACAGTGGCCGCACTGAGTTGATCGATCAGATCAAAGGCCTCCCGGGTGGACAATTCGTTTTCAGCGGGCAGTCCGGAGGCCGAAAGGCAGTGGCTGCACCGCAGGTTACACTGCTGGGTCACTTCCCAGGTAAGGTTGACAGGGGCACTGAGCCCCTGCTCAACATATCTATTGCTCATACACAAACCCCTTTTGCACAAGTTGCCTGAGAAACGTCAGAATAACTTTCTTTTGATTATCAGGCAACGACGCCAGCACCTTTTTTTGAACAGAATCCTTTTGGAAAAACGCGCAGGTCAACACCGAACCTGTCTCTGCAAAAAGGAGCTTTGGCCCCAGGGAGCTGTAAAAGAGCAGACCGAACTGCTCCTGCCTCACCTGGCTGGTCGACCGTAACACAAAGGCAGGGTCGTTCATGATCAGTAGACTCCGCAAATCCCGTCTATGGCCAGTTCTTCAATTCTGATTTCCTCAATAATGCAGGGGGCCTCCTGGATATTTTCCATTGTCTCTTTGTCAATCCCGGCAGTTTGTTCCGTATTTTTTATTTCTTTGCGTGTCGTTTTTTCCATTATACTTTTCTCCGTGTAAATAGTGGCCTTTAATCGATTTCACAAACCCAACGGCCTTTAATCTGCCGTTTGTCCATGGCCTCGGCCACATCATTAATATCGTCCAGTTTAAATCTTTTAGTAATCAGCTTGTCAAGCTTAAGATCATGCTGCATCGCCATCTTGACCAGACGGGGGATATCATCATGGGTTGAAATCGAACCATAGAGATTCCCCTTGATGGTCTTCTGGTGCAGCGGCAGAAGCATCAAGGGCAGATTGGTTGTCTGATCATGGGGGGAGACACCGATAACAATCAACTCACCTCCGATACTTGTGGACCAGTAGGCCTGGATGATTGCACCGGGATCACCTTTTACTTCAAACACATACTCTGCGCCGCCGCCCATGATGCTGCCGTCCGCCATCTTTACGCCGCCGGTGAGCAGCTGAATGGCCGGGACCGGATCTTCTCTGGAACTGTCGATGAAATGGGTGGCGCCGAATTCCATGGCCAGTTCCCGTTTGCTGCCTTCAATATCAACGGCAATTAACGGGTAGGCATGGCGCATGGCTGCGGCCCGCAGAACATTGAGGCCGACACCGCCAAGACAGTAAACGGCCACAGAGGCCCCGGGAGTAAAGGCGGCCGTATTAAACACAGAGCCCCAGCCCGTGGGAACGCAACATCCCATCAGCGCGGCCTGCTCCAGAGGGAACTCTTTGGGCATGGGAATGACCGCCCGTTCGGGAACCACCGAGTGTGTTGAAAAACAGGAGACAAAATTTCCGTGCCGAACCACACCGCCATTGGCATCTCTCATGCGTGCGGTGCCGTCAAGCAGGAAACCTTCCAGAAAATAATTGAAACTGGTGGTGCAGATATTGCCCTTGCCCCTGCGGCAATTGGGACAATGTCCACAGGGAACCATCCAGGTAACGCCCACATGATCGCCCTTTTTTACGGAAGTGACGCCCGGACCGACGGCTTCAACAATACCTGCGCCTTCGTGACCTGCAACCAAAGGCATCTTGACGGGGACTTCACCTTTGAGCATATGCAAGTCGGAATGACAGTATCCGGTATGGGTGTACTTGATCAGCACCTCATTTGCCTTGGGTGGATCCAATTCCAGAGTTTCAATGGAATATTTCATACCGGGTTCCCGTAAAACAGCACCTTTGATCTTCATAGCGTCTCCTTGTGGACTTCAATATGGTTGTTGCATGGGTAAAACACGGGGGAATTGGGCGGGGTATCAAAACTGCCTGTTCTTCCTGGTTCATCTCCTTGCAGGTTCTATCATCCCTTAAACCGCCCGACTTTATCGCGGTCCGGGAACTCATCCGTTTGACTTTCAAACGGGTTGGGATAATACCATGACAATAGAGGGTCGGCAACAGCCATGAATTTTAATTTGTCAAGGAAAAGCTTTACAACTTTAAAAAATAAAAAAAAGTTGGATGGGGTACCCCATCCAACTCATTAATATTTTCTAATCTATTTCACAGACCCAACGACCTTTAATCTGACGTTTATCCATGGCCTCGGCCACATCATTGATATCTTCAAGTTTAAATCTATCCGTGATCAGCTTGTCCAGTTTCAGATCATGGTTCATTGCCATCTTGACCAGGCGGGGGATATCATCATGGGTGGAGATGGCACCGTAAAGATTTCCCTTGATGGTTTTTTGATGCAGCGGCAGCAACATCAGGGATAAATCGGTTGTCTGATCGTGGGGGGTGATGCCCAGAACAATCAGTTCACCGCCGATACTTGTGGACCAGTAGGCCTGGATGATCGAACCTGGATCGCCTTTTACCTCAAATACATACTCTGCACCACCGCCCATAATGGTGCCGTCATCCATTTTAACACCGCCGGTAAGCAGCTGGATGGCCGGTACCGGATCTTCCTTGGAGCTGTCGATAAAGTGGGTGGCGCCAAATTCCATGGCCAGTTCACGCTTACTGCCCTCAATATCAACGGCGATCAACGGATAGGCATGACGCATGGCTGCGGCCCGCAAAACATTAAGTCCGACGCCGCCAAGGCAGTAAACCGCCACAGGGGCTCCGGGAGGAAAGGCCGCGGTATTAAACACAGAACCCCATCCCGTGGGGACACAACACCCCATGAGCGCGGCCTGCTCCAGGGGGAATTCTTTGGGCATGGGAATGACCGCCCGCTCGGGAACCACCGAATGCGTTGAAAAACATGAAACAAAATTACCATGCCGGACCATATCTCCCTTGGCATCCCTTATGCGTGAAGTGCCGTCGAGCAACATACCTTCCAAAAAGTAGCTAAAACTGGTGGTGCAGATATTGCCTTTACCCCTGCGACAATTAGGGCAGTGACCACAGGGGACCATCCAGGTGACGCCGACATGGTCACCCTTTTGCACGGATGTGACGCCCGGGCCGACGGCTTCAACAATCCCCGCACCTTCGTGCCCTGCAACCAAAGGCATCTTGATGGGAATCTCGCCTTTCAACAAATGCAAATCAGAGTGACAGTACCCGGTATGGGTGTATTTGATCAGCACCTCATTCTCCTTGGGCGGATCAAGCTCTAAAGTTTCGATGGAATATTTCATACCGGGTTCCCGTAAAACAGCGCCTTTGATCTTCATAACATCTCCTTTAGCAATGGTGGGTCTTTCTTTGTTCTCTTTTTGCAATCAGGATTGGACCATAGCACGGCAAAATCTGAACGGCAACAGGTTTAAATAGTTGATTTATCAACTAAATTTATAGAACCCACTTCAATATTTTCCTATCATGTTGCATCTTTTTCAAAGGAGCTAATATTCATTTCATGCATAACTCTTTTGCATGACAGGCTTTTTTTAGAGGCGTCACTCCTTTGTTGCCCCCTGTGTTCTATTTTGGTAATGGAGATCGGCATATTTTATTTTTCAAGAGGAGGTGACACATGAATTCGGAACAGGCGCTTGACAGACTCACCCAGTGCGGTGTGGTTCCCGCAAACAGGCTTATCATTGCCGTTACCCGCCACTGCAATTTAAAATGCAATCACTGCTGGCTGACATCCGGCCCAAAGCCTTCTTTGAAACATGTGGATGCAACACTGTTAAAAGAGACCATCTCCCTCTGGGTTAATGCCGGGGTACAAACCATCTGTCTTTCAGGCGGAGAACCGCTCACTCATCCCCGGTGGCAGGAAATTCTCACCCATTGCGCACAATTTCCTACGATCCACCATCTGCGGCTGCAGACCAATGGAACGCTGCTGACCCAAAAGATTGTGAACGACCTGACAGACCCTGTGTTTGCCAACCTTCATCTGCAAGTCAGTCTTGATGGTGCACAGCCCGTCGGCCACGACCGTGTGAGAGGTAAAGGAAGCTTTGCAAAAACCATGAATGGCCTGGAATTGCTTTCACGTGCAGGTTTAGGAGCACGCACAACGGTCTCGTTTACAGAAATGAGGCATAATTTCGAGGAACTGCCGCAACTATTTGCCATGATGGAGAATCTGAACATTGGTCGTGTGGTGAGCGGCACCCTGATACAAGGCGGACGGGCATTGACCGGCACGCTGCGCCTTCCGTCTCCGGAACAATATGCAGCGCTGATCGAGCGATTCACACATGATGCACAGCTAAGAGCTACCTATAAAAGAATCGGTAACACATCCTGCCTGGAATGGTACGCCTCCCGCCGTGAAATTTCAGAACACCATTGTGCCAACTGTATGGAATCCCCATATATTTCAGAGGAAGGCACTCTTTTTCCCTGCGGACTTTTATCTGTTACAAAGTACGGTATCGAAAAGGTGTGGAACTGCTCTGTGGAATCTATTGCAGAAAAAGCTGAGACCCGGTGGGCCGGTCTGAACGAGTTGAGCAGACAACGCCCCGACAAGATTCAAGCGTGTGTGGCCTGTACAGGGAGACTTCATTGTCAAAGCGGATGTATGGCAAGACTTTCACAGCCAACCGATGATTTTTTTGAAGTGGAAGATCGGTGCCGACTGAGAAAGCAGGTTTACGCATTACCGGACCGGGATGATGTGCTCACCCCAATCCGGTTCAAGTAAAGAATAAGAAGCTTTAGAAGGCATACATGAATTTAATCCAGTATTTTTCGCCTTTAGGTCTGTTTTCAACGTTGGTATCAAACTGCACTTTTGCGTTTAAAAACATATTTTTGTAATTGTACTGGAGGGCCGGCCCAACTGAAAATGCCCTGCCTTTGCTGTTGCTGATATCGTTTCCCGAAAGTTCGTCATCCGTGGTCTGAAGATAGAGCATGCCGTTAAGGCCGAACATCCAGTTACCGACATGCTTTCCAACCAGGTAATCACATATAAATTCATTTCCTGTGGTGTAATCGGTGTCTGAATTCTCAGAGTTGATCAGATACTGCAATTTTGCCGAAAGTTCAAAACCCGAGTCACTGAGGTAGGTGAATACCGCAATAGGTGCCACTGTCCAGTAGTTTCGGCCGGGGCTGGCCGCATCATCAACATCATATTCTCCCACAGGAAGCCAAACGTCCAGTGAGCCGACAACATGAAAATTTTTGTTCAGGTGCCAGCCCAGAACCAGTGCTGAGACTTCAATATCCCCAAGTCCGGCTGTGGATGCATCAATACCCGCCGAAGAAATATCAACCTGGGTATCAATAACAGGTATAATCGCGTGCCAGGCCACATCGGCTCCGAACAGTTTCATGTCGGAGACATAAATAAAGCGGAATGCCGCGCCCATGACATCAAGATCAAAATCCCCAGGCGTTTTGTTGCCGTTGCCGTCCCTATATTCGTCTGCTGTGTAATACAAAGCGTACACAATGGGATAAAACCCCGGTCCGGGCAAGGCCCCGCACATGAAATCCTCGTTACCGCCCGGATAAGCAGACCCGCCGCCTTCAGCGGCAAATGTGCTGTAAAACGGAAAAAAAAACATAGCCAGTACAAGCATGAAACCCGCAACAGCCTTAACCGATTTTGACGACTTTTGAGCATGCGCGTTCCCCGCGACGATAATTTTTTGCATTAAAGACCCCCTCCTGATGTTGTTTTGCTGCTTGTTATTGGTTCATATCAGAGCAGATGTTTAAATTTTAGAAAGAATATTGTCAAGCTTGTTGCTGTTTAGGACCTAAATTGATTATCATTTTCCGGGATGCTGTTTTGATGAACAAATTTCAACCATGGAGAGGAATGAAATGACGGATTCACTATTTTAGTAATATCCATCCTGGTGTCAAAAATTGAAAAGGCGAAACGAGATCTTGCCAGAATCCTGGGCCTTTCCCTGGCCATGGTCGTTCGGATCATCATGCTTTTTATACTCCTGCAGCTTGCGACCCTCACGACTCCTTTTTCCGATCACCATAATCTCACTTTGCGATGTTGGCCATTTGAAAGAATTCTTTTCCAGCCTCCTATACCATAAGCAGAAACCATTTCGGTCCCAGTACAGCGCCTTGATCATATTCTGTCTGCGATTGCAAAAAACAAACAAGTGGCCGGAGAAAGGGTTCAATGCCATATGCTCGCTAACCAGAATGGACAATCCGTTAATGGATTTACGCATGTCCGTATAGCCCAGAGCCAGGTAAACCTTGATGTTGTCCGAAGGCAAAAACATTACAGCACCTGTAGAATTTGCAGGACTTTTGTCAGGGTGTCCTGGGAAAACTGATCCGGAATCTCCAGGCTGAACCTGGAGTCCACCATGAGGCGAAGAGGGGAGGATATATTGTCTCGAATAAAAGGGGCACTTTGTTCCGAAAGGCTCACAGGGAGCACGGCAAATTCCACCTGTCCTTTGTTCAAAGGAACTTTATGCCGCAGCAAAACAAAACGGCCTGGGCCGCAAAGATTTTTCTGCAATTCATCCGTTCTTGAAAAACGGATTCTAAGGCAATGACGTCGAATACTGTATGATGATATAGAGGGGGTAGATCCTGCCAGGAGGAAACCAGGATCTACCCGTTCTTGTTTGGCAATGTCTCAGGATATATTCTGAGACATCTTATCAGTTAGCTTTTAATGAAAGTAGGCCAGGCTTTCTTTGAACTCCTTGTCCAACGCAAGACTTGAACGAACCAGGGGTTCGCACTTTATATCTTTTCCTTGGACACAGTGATAACGTTTGATGCCGTTGGCCCTTCCGAGTTTGCCCCATTTTTCAACCCAGTCTTTAATCTGGGATTCTAAAAAACGAATTTTCATGGCGATAACTCCTTTCGTGGCAAGATAAGTTTTCTTTGCCATGGTCTAAATATAACCACGAAATTAGCATTCACCAGTTGTTTTATTCTGTTGAAAGGATACAATAACGCTATTTTTTCCCC is drawn from uncultured Desulfobacter sp. and contains these coding sequences:
- a CDS encoding 4Fe-4S dicluster domain-containing protein, which translates into the protein MNIDEILDYTSFTIDREPHIIVDQNVCAACTNRACTTACPAGCYSWSQSDQRLSFVYDACLECGTCYIVCENKAFIRWRYPRGGFGVSYRMT
- a CDS encoding FAD-dependent oxidoreductase, which translates into the protein MTRLFQAIVVGAGPAGSSAALALARAGLDVALLERGNFPGEKNMFGGLLHRMSSLEDYIPEYWRKAPIERHVNKKSLTFMNADSTVNLQLESGNFDRAPYNGYTVLRPKFDNWLARQAVEAGATLITRAMVDDVIMEQGRVKGITVLGRTGKLCAPVIIAADGVLSFIAAKAGLRSPAFNPDQMAVGVKALYDLPKQVIDDRFGLVRNQGVANEFVGCNAGVRGGGCLYTNYDSVSIGLVAHIGSLKKSKKTPCDLLNDFTAHPHLKKLLKGGRLMEYSAHIIPEGGYEMVPQLVGNGILVAGDAAAFCNVTGLHLEGVNLASHSGILAAQAAIEAHKNRDFSKTGLQRYNNLLENSFVMQDLKKFKRAPGMLHNDRIFDAYPDLACRLMESLYRIDGKPKKGVAELALSAVKKTIGVKNIARDIFSAWRAL
- a CDS encoding electron transfer flavoprotein subunit alpha/FixB family protein, with product MGCNDLWLVTELPEGAPDRTGQGLLSYGARLSKLLDSSWRALVFSPLGLETRQMFADYGVPEVTILKNAERYLDTPQILGAMLAGFVAEQNGGIIAFAHNDLGCTLAPLLAARLDAALVTEVNALSRNDQGIQLSRRVMGRRIDEARIWHQRGFLLITVPVNALSPVSLHTDAKTSLQINEYISPAEAELAESATKCSVIVERIPSDPQTVDLTDADVIFCAGKGCDNADFEQLRELCRLLGTSLGVTRPVYDLGWADFDRMVGRTGRCVKPRLYVTFGVSGSMHHVGGIQDAQHIVAINNDAKAPIFPNADQGFVADVKEILPRLLERVRTATGGK
- a CDS encoding mycofactocin system FadH/OYE family oxidoreductase 2, with product MSTFNKLFSPITLGTVEVKNRISFQPHLTNFAVNNMPSERQMYYWGERARGGAGLIITEEMSVHPTDMAYEKLIDVYHPRVVDGFKKITDHIHQYDCRIFAQINHNGQQCDGSNSRLPVWAPSPMPDVLFRETPKEMEPEDIDEVTQYFAQSALHVREGGFDGVEIQFGHSSLARQFLSPLTNFRQDQFGGSLENRMRAPLMFVEAVRRAVGRDFTIGIRMCADEMIPGGLNLADVQEIGMIFEQSGLIDFMDLSIATFYNLYLVEGTMHMPLGYTIPLAAGMREKVNLPVFCTGRINDPVMAEKVLEAGQADMIGMCRGLICDPFLPRKAQTGRLDDIRHCIADNQGCIGRIGMNKTLGCIQNPCVGREKEMGGETYTTPAAVKKKVLIAGAGPAGMWAAKMAARRGHDVTLYERQAQVGGQVNIAMKGAGRDEVGVVVRNEKAQLEKAGVKLCLGVTVTPELVAAEQPDAVIVATGSVPKEYPVGGWDGPAVFNVWQVLNGEAELGEHIGFIDYDGHHRASATAEFLADQGKKVHMITSSLFIGAELGPTQDLYLTRQRLLQKGITFTPDIAVMEIGGEKGEKRVKGFNVYSNQWHEWGPYDTLVLAMGQQVNDGLYQSLKGKVPELHRIGDCVAPRKLDMAIWEGHKVGREL
- the mftC gene encoding mycofactocin radical SAM maturase (MftC is a radical SAM/SPASM enzyme that catalyzes the first two steps in biosynthesis of the electron carrier mycofactocin from the terminal Val-Tyr dipeptide of the precursor peptide MftA.), which codes for MSNRYVEQGLSAPVNLTWEVTQQCNLRCSHCLSASGLPAENELSTREAFDLIDQLSAATVFQINFGGGEPFIRPDFYQILERCHEKNIMTCISTNGLLLDKEKVATLAEKSDWVAVQVSIDGATPAGCDAIRGKGTFEGAVEAVKMLAATPISTSINTVLTAQNAAEIPALHALAQSMGVSFRASRFRPSGRGRENWEMLRPTAHQLITFSQWLNDCPDVRTGDSFFSLTSQERQGLGLNLCGAAKLTCCVGPTGDVFPCAFLQSERFYAGSIRQSAFLDIWDNAEIFQSFRSLRIHSCEDCKRFDQCHGGCPAVAYHLKNEIAGGDPECLERCVTAIADAHAGV
- the mftB gene encoding mycofactocin biosynthesis chaperone MftB (MftB, a small protein, is a peptide chaperone that assists the radical SAM enzyme MftC in performing two modifications to the C-terminal Val-Tyr dipeptide of the mycofactocin precursor peptide, MftA. MftB's role is analogous to the role of PqqD in the biosynthesis of PQQ, a cofactor that derives entirely from a Tyr and a Glu in the precursor PqqA.); this translates as MNDPAFVLRSTSQVRQEQFGLLFYSSLGPKLLFAETGSVLTCAFFQKDSVQKKVLASLPDNQKKVILTFLRQLVQKGFVYEQ
- the mftA gene encoding variant-type mycofactocin precursor; the encoded protein is MEKTTRKEIKNTEQTAGIDKETMENIQEAPCIIEEIRIEELAIDGICGVY